The sequence below is a genomic window from Cedecea neteri.
CGCCCGAGTGTTTCATAGCCCACGCGCTCACTGTGCATCAGCCATATCGGGTCGGGGATAGCCTTTTCCCACGGGTTAAGCGGAGAGGTTATTGCCAACTGGTTAGCCGGAGCAGGGAGAGGATGCAGCCCGGCTCGGGTGAAGAAGATCATCGCCCGCGGCAGGTGCGAAGCTGACGTCACCAGAATGAATGGCTGCTGTCCTATCATCTTCGCCACTGCGTGGGCTTCCTCTTCTGTGTCTTTTGGCGTGTCCAGCGTAATGATGTCGTCTCTGGCAACGCCGAGGCTTTCCGCAACCCTGGCGCCAGCTTCTGCGGTACTGACGGGGTTTGTCATTGCTCTGGCTCCGGTAAAGATAAGTTTTGCCCCCGGATTGAGTTGTTTCAGACGAATCGCTTCGGCGAGTCGCGGTAGACTGTTGTCGATCAGATTTGAGCTGGGGGCCCAGTCCGGGTTCCAGGTGTAGCCGCCGCCCAGTACAACAATGTAGCGAGCGTTGTCGCCGTGCTGGCGAGTGGCGTAGGTGTCTTCTATAGGCTTTAACATCCAGTCCGCGACGGGCTGCAGGCTAATCAGAAAAAGTACCAGCCAGCTGGCCGTGAGTAACCCTTTGGCCGTTTTTTGCCAGCGGGTAAACCAGAGCAGCACCAGGGCAACGCCCATGGTTAACAGCAGGAATGGCAGGGGAAGTAGCAGGCCGCCAATGATTTTTTTCAGTATAAAAAGCATGAAATTCGGATCCTTTTTAACCATCCAGCAGGTAAACCCCCGTGATATTACACCAGATGGGTTCATTCTCGTCCCGCCTGTGCCAAAATAGCGGTTTTGTCAGATGACCTCTTTTGCCACGGAGCTGTACCTATGGGTGACCGCAATTTTGACGATATTGCCGAGAAGTTTTCGCACAATATCTATGGCACAACCAAAGGCCAGTTGCGGCAGGCGATTCTCTGGCAGGATCTGGATGCTTTTCTGGCGACACAGCCCGCGACCCTAAAGGTGTTGGATGCCGGAGGTGGGGAGGGGCAAACGGCCACCCGTTTTGCTGAGCGGGGCCACGAAGTCGTGCTTTGCGATGTGTCCGCCGAAATGATTGCGCGTGCAAAAATGCTCGCTCAGGAGAAAGGTGTGAGCGACAACATGCATTTTGTACAATCTGCCGCTCAGGATATGGCTCAACATTTGGAAAGCCCGGTTGATCTGATATTGTTCCATGCGGTGCTTGAGTGGGTTACCGATCCTCAGGCCGTGCTAAAAGCCCTTTGGGATTGTTTGCGTCCCGGCGGCACTTTGTCGCTAATGTTCTACAATGCAAACGGCCTGCTGATGCGAAACATGTTTGTCGGAAACTTCGAATATGTACTGCAGGGGATGAAAAAAAATAAGCGCAAAACCCTTTCGCCCGACAATCCGCTGCAGCCAGAACAGGTTTACCACTGGCTGGAGCAAATTGGCTGGCAAATTACCGGTAAAACCGGCGTGCGGGTGTTTCACGATTACCTGCGAGATAAACACAAACAACGAGATGGTTTTGACGATTTGCTGACGCTGGAGACGCGTTATTGTCGGCAGGAGCCGTTTATCAGTCTCGGCCGCTATATTCACGTAACCGCGTTTAAGCCGCAGAGCCAAGGATAAATTATGAGTGATTTTTCCCAGACAGTGCCTGAACTGGTTGCCTGGGCCAGGAAAAATGATTTTTCAATCTCG
It includes:
- the cmoM gene encoding tRNA uridine 5-oxyacetic acid(34) methyltransferase CmoM, translated to MGDRNFDDIAEKFSHNIYGTTKGQLRQAILWQDLDAFLATQPATLKVLDAGGGEGQTATRFAERGHEVVLCDVSAEMIARAKMLAQEKGVSDNMHFVQSAAQDMAQHLESPVDLILFHAVLEWVTDPQAVLKALWDCLRPGGTLSLMFYNANGLLMRNMFVGNFEYVLQGMKKNKRKTLSPDNPLQPEQVYHWLEQIGWQITGKTGVRVFHDYLRDKHKQRDGFDDLLTLETRYCRQEPFISLGRYIHVTAFKPQSQG
- the elyC gene encoding envelope biogenesis factor ElyC, whose amino-acid sequence is MLFILKKIIGGLLLPLPFLLLTMGVALVLLWFTRWQKTAKGLLTASWLVLFLISLQPVADWMLKPIEDTYATRQHGDNARYIVVLGGGYTWNPDWAPSSNLIDNSLPRLAEAIRLKQLNPGAKLIFTGARAMTNPVSTAEAGARVAESLGVARDDIITLDTPKDTEEEAHAVAKMIGQQPFILVTSASHLPRAMIFFTRAGLHPLPAPANQLAITSPLNPWEKAIPDPIWLMHSERVGYETLGRLWQWLKGPSGEPGQQ